The genome window GGCTGGCTCGTAATGCACCGCCCCAACTCCTGTCTACGTACGCTTTTGTTAACCCCGTAGTCGCGATGCTGCTGGGTACGTTCTTCGCGGGGGAAGTTTTTTCGAGTCAGTCGCTTATCGGAGCCATAATTGCGCTGGCGGGTGTCGTCCTGATTACGCTAGGCAGAAAATAATCGATCATAACTATGCGCACTGTAGCTATTCTGCTTTTCAACGAGATCGAAGTACTGGATTTTGCCGGTCCGTTCGAGGTATTCGGTGTTGCCGGAAAAGTATCGGGCAAACCGCATTTTCAGGTGTTTACCGTTGCTGAACAGGGGCCGGTTTATGCCCGAAATGGTTTGTGCATAACGCCCACGTATCTGCTGAACGATCACCCCAAAGCCGACATCATTATTGTGCCGGGCGGGGGTGGTTTTCACGCCGACCGTACTCCCTTCGGCTCGCGACGGGAACTGGAAAATCCCGCGATACTGAACTGGATTCGTCGCTCGGCAGAAACGGCAGAGCTAGTATTATCCGTCTGTACAGGTTCGTTGCTACTAGCCAAAGCGGGTTTGCTGGAATCGCGATCGGCCACAACGCATTATCTGGCCATCGACAGCCTCGCGCAACTGGCTCCAACCACCACTATCTTACCCAACGAACGCTACGTTGATAACGGTACAATCATCACGTCAGCGGGTATTTCGGCAGGAATTGATATGTCGCTGTACACACTCAGCAAACTCCTTGGTAAAGACGTGGCTGACGAAACCGCACGCTACATGCAGTACGATTACTGGCACTAAAATCGGGCGTAAACTAGATGCGTACTGCGGGTTTTAACCCGTAGGTTGGTTTAGAAACGGGTTAAAACCCGTTACATTTCTGATCGGGTACTGCCCACGGAGCCAGCTCTGATTGCTTAGACAGGTGGTGGACTGATACTGGTCCAGCCCCCGTCAACCACCAGACTCTGCCCGGTGATGTGTCTCGATGCCGGCGAAACCAGAAACAGAGCCGCATTGGCAATATCCTCGACGGTAGCCGGGCGACCCATGGGCGTGATGCGTGACCAGATTGGGATGTACGTCGGATCGTCTAATGTGCGTTCGGTTAGGGTTGCGCCGGGCGCAATGGCATTGACGGTAATTCCAAGGGGTGAAAAGTCGATTACCAATTGTTTCGCCAGCATTTCCAATCCCGCTTTGGTCATACTGTAAACGGGCAGACCCGGATGCGCCTGGTGACCAACCACCGACGACATAAACAGCACGCTCCCGCCTTTTCTCTGCTCCCGCATCTGGCTGGCTGCAGCCTGAGCCAGGAAAAAACTACCCCGCAGGTTGACATTCACAATCTGCTGAAATGCGTCGGGTGTCGTCGTAAAAATATCGCCAAAAACGGTGATACCGGCGTTGGCAATGGCAATGTCAACCGACCCAAATAAATCGACAGCCGCCCTGACCATCTGTCTGATAAAATCCACATCGGATACATCGCCGGGATACGCCTGACAGTTCCCTCCCGCCTGTCGTATGGTTTCGGCGGCTTTGTGAGCTAAGGCTTCATCATAATCGTTGAGCAGTATAGTGGCACCCTGCCGGGCCAGCGCCTGCGCAATGGCAAAACCAATTCCCTGCCCAGCCCCCGTGATAAGCGCGGTTTGGTTTGTAAAATCTGCGTTCATAGCGTCGATTGCGGGCGAATTAATTCGCCCGTTATTGGAATTAAAAACGTGATCACATCACCTTCGGTTTCAACTTCCGTCAGCGGGCGAATTAATTCGCCCGCTAGGAGAAACAGAAATCGTGATTCTGGTAACCTCCGAATTGATTCGGAGGTTACCAGAATCACGGTGAATCAGCGTATTGAGCAAATAGCTGTAATTCGTCCAGCAATACTTTTTGCGTGTGGTGCTGTTCCTGATTGAAAATATACCGTGTTACTCTCAGTACGTGCTGCGGGCTGACCGAAATGGCCCCGTAACCGTCCTGCCAGACGAATAGTCCCTCCAGCTTATTGGATTGATTTAGCCAGCGGGCCGACTCTCCCTTAATTCGTTTCCCAACATCAGCGATGGATTGCGTCGATCTGAGGGCAACCAGGCAATGGACATGATCGGCTACCCCATTGATTATCCGGATATCGATATTGTTTTTAACCGCTTCCTCACGAATATGAGCGAACAACGCATAACGAGCAGCCGGAAATAAAACGGGCTCACGGTACTTCGTTGTCCAGATCAGATGGACATAAAGGGCGATGTAATTGCTCATGGCTATTGGACGGTTGCAGGTGCCATCGGTTTCTAATAGGGGGCGGATTAATTCGCCCCCTAACGGAACAAAAGGAAACCAAAAGTGATGCAATCACGTGGTCAATTCCCTTAGCGGGCGAATTAATTCGCCCGCTAAGGGAATTGAAAGCACGGCCCATGCTTTAATGCGAATCGCGCTTCACCTCACTGCCAGAGCCGCCCCGCAAGAAGTCAAAGTCGGCTCCTTCGTGTGCCTGCGTAACATGGCGAATGTACAGATTTACGTAGCCCCGTTCGTAGCCCAGATCGATCGGTTTGAAATGAACAAGTCGCCCGGCTAATTCTTCATCAGATACATGTAAATGTAGGCTTCGGTTATCGACGTCGAGTGTGATCAGATCACCATTCTGAACAAGTGCCAGATTACCGCCAACGGCTGCTTCGGGCGAAATGTGTAAAACGACCGTACCGAAGCCCGTGCCACTCATGCGCCCATCCGAAATGCGAACCATGTCGTGAACACCCAACGCCAGAATTTTGGCCGGTAGCTGCATATTACCCACTTCAGGCATTCCCGGATAGCCTTTTGGACCCACATTCTTCAGCACCAGCACACAGCTTGGATCAACGTCCAGGTCGGGATCATCGATGCGGGCTTTGTAATCATCGATATTCTCGAAAACCACCGCCCGGCCCGTGTGCTGCATCAGACTCGGCGACGCAGCCGAGGGCTTTATAACGGCCCCATTCAGGCAGAGGTTTCCCCGCAAAACCGCCACCCCCGATTCGGGTTTGAACGCGGTGGCTACCGTTGCGATCACGTCCGGATCATAACATTGCGCATCGGCGCAGTTGTCGCCAATGGTTCGCCCATTGATCGTGAGCGCGTCATTGTGCAGATAATCCCGAAGCTCGCGAATTACGGCGGGTAATCCACCGGCATAGAACAGGTCCTCGACAAAGTGCTCACCGGACGGTTGCAGGTTGGTCAGCAGCGGAATTTTGGCCGATAACGTATCGAAATCATCCAACGACAAGTCGACACCAACCCGTCCGGCGATAGCGGTCAAGTGAAGGATAAAATTAGTAGAACCGCCCAACGCGGCATTGATCATAATGGCATTTTCAAACGCCTGGCGGGTCAGAATTTTCGATGGCGTAATGCCCTCCCGCGCCAGTTCGACCGCGCGCATTCCGGTCAGATGCGCCAGCACTTTCCGGCGCGAATCGGCGGCTGGGATAGTGGCGTTATCCGGCAAGGCCAGCCCGAGCGATTCGACCATGGCCGCCATTGTCGAAGCCGTACCCATCACGGCGCAGTGTCCCTGCGAACGGGCCATGCTGGCTTCGGCAGCCACAAATTCGGATTGGCTCATCTCACCCATTTTATAGGATTCGGCAAACCGCCACAGGTCGCTGGTCCCGATCTTGCGTCCCTGAAAACGTCCGGCCAGCATCGGCCCACCCGACACGACGAGCGTTGGAATATCGACACTACACGCGCCCATCACCAGTGAA of Spirosoma agri contains these proteins:
- a CDS encoding SDR family NAD(P)-dependent oxidoreductase translates to MNADFTNQTALITGAGQGIGFAIAQALARQGATILLNDYDEALAHKAAETIRQAGGNCQAYPGDVSDVDFIRQMVRAAVDLFGSVDIAIANAGITVFGDIFTTTPDAFQQIVNVNLRGSFFLAQAAASQMREQRKGGSVLFMSSVVGHQAHPGLPVYSMTKAGLEMLAKQLVIDFSPLGITVNAIAPGATLTERTLDDPTYIPIWSRITPMGRPATVEDIANAALFLVSPASRHITGQSLVVDGGWTSISPPPV
- a CDS encoding IlvD/Edd family dehydratase, with the protein product MPLRSRDWFGRTGKDGFIYRAWMKNQGFPHHEFEGKPVIGICNTWSELTPCNAHFRELAEAIKRGVWEAGGFPLEFPVMSLGECQIKPTAMLFRNLASMDVEESIRGNSIDAVILMCGCDKTTPSLVMGACSVDIPTLVVSGGPMLAGRFQGRKIGTSDLWRFAESYKMGEMSQSEFVAAEASMARSQGHCAVMGTASTMAAMVESLGLALPDNATIPAADSRRKVLAHLTGMRAVELAREGITPSKILTRQAFENAIMINAALGGSTNFILHLTAIAGRVGVDLSLDDFDTLSAKIPLLTNLQPSGEHFVEDLFYAGGLPAVIRELRDYLHNDALTINGRTIGDNCADAQCYDPDVIATVATAFKPESGVAVLRGNLCLNGAVIKPSAASPSLMQHTGRAVVFENIDDYKARIDDPDLDVDPSCVLVLKNVGPKGYPGMPEVGNMQLPAKILALGVHDMVRISDGRMSGTGFGTVVLHISPEAAVGGNLALVQNGDLITLDVDNRSLHLHVSDEELAGRLVHFKPIDLGYERGYVNLYIRHVTQAHEGADFDFLRGGSGSEVKRDSH
- the tnpA gene encoding IS200/IS605 family transposase translates to MSNYIALYVHLIWTTKYREPVLFPAARYALFAHIREEAVKNNIDIRIINGVADHVHCLVALRSTQSIADVGKRIKGESARWLNQSNKLEGLFVWQDGYGAISVSPQHVLRVTRYIFNQEQHHTQKVLLDELQLFAQYADSP
- a CDS encoding DJ-1/PfpI family protein; the encoded protein is MRTVAILLFNEIEVLDFAGPFEVFGVAGKVSGKPHFQVFTVAEQGPVYARNGLCITPTYLLNDHPKADIIIVPGGGGFHADRTPFGSRRELENPAILNWIRRSAETAELVLSVCTGSLLLAKAGLLESRSATTHYLAIDSLAQLAPTTTILPNERYVDNGTIITSAGISAGIDMSLYTLSKLLGKDVADETARYMQYDYWH